The nucleotide sequence TATGTGCTTTGGATGTCGTTGCACCGCCAATCATCAGTGGTAAATCCATTCCCAGGCGTTCCATCTCGGCCGCCACGGTAACCATCTCATCCAGCGAAGGTGTGATCAGGCCCGACAGCCCGATTACATCACACTGTTTTTCACGCGCCGTCTTTAAGATTGTCTCACAGGGAACCATCACTCCCAGATCAATGACCTCAAAATTATTACACTGCAACACTACGCCCACAATATTTTTGCCGATGTCGTGCACATCCCCTTTCACAGTCGCCATCAGAATGCGTCCGTTGGGTTTGCTTTCTTCCTGTTTTTCCATTTCGATATATGGCTGCAGATAAGCCACTGCCTGCTTCATGACGCGTGCCGACTTCACGACCTGGGGCAGGAACATTTTTCCCGCACCGAACAGATCCCCGACCACGTTCATACCGTCCATGAGCGGTCCTTCGATCACATCCAGCGGTCGAGGCAGTTCCTGACGAGCGAGTTCTGCATCTTCGATGATATAAGTGGAGATCCCTTTTACAAGCGCGTGTTCAATACGCTTGGTCACCGGCAACTCCCGCCACGAGAGATCTTCCATTTTACTGGAACCGGCTTTACCATCGCCCCGATACTCTTCCGCGATCGCCAGTAACGCCTCGGTCCCTTCCGGTGTACGGTTCAGAATTACATCTTCGACGCGATCCTTGAGTTTTGCAGGCAGATCATCATAAACCGCCAACTGGGTGGCATTCACGATACCCATATTCATACCGGCCTGAATCGCGTAGTACAGGAAAACCGAATGAATGGCTTCGCGCACCGGATTATTACCGCGGAAAGAGAAGGACACATTCGAAACTCCACCCGAGACACTGGCGTAAGGCAGGTTCTGGCGAATCCAGCGTGTCGCTTCGATGAAATCAACGGCATAGTTATTATGCTCGTCGATGCCTGTCGCAACCGCGAAGATATTCGGGTCGAAGATGATGTCTTGTGGGGGAAAGTCTAACTGTTCGACGAGTAACTTATAAGAACGCGCGCAGATTTCTGTTTTCCGCTGTTGTGTATCGGCCTGCCCTTCTTCGTCAAACGCCATGATGACGACGGCTGCTCCATACATCTGGCAGAGCCGGGCCCGTTCCAGAAATTCCGCTTCCCCTTCCTTCAGGCTGATCGAGTTGACAATCGGTTTACCCTGAATACACTTCAGGCCAGCAACGATGACTTCCCACTTGGATGAGTCCACCATCACCGGAACCCGCGCGATTTCCGGCTCGGTCGCGACCAGATTCAGAAACAGGGTCATGGCTTTGACGGCATCCAGCATGCCTTCATCCATGTTGACATCCATCACATGAGCACCGTTCTGTACCTGCTCCAACGCCACTTCCAATGCCGTATCGTAATCGTCTTCCTTAATCAGTCGTTTAAAACGAGCCGATCCGGTAACATTACAGCGCTCGCCGACATTTACAAACAGGCTGTCTTTCGTGACATTAAACGGTTCCAGCCCGGAAAGGCGCAGTGCAGGCTCAATCTCGGGAATCGGACGCGGATAATGTTTTTCCATTGCCTCCGCGATCGCTTTGATGTGCGCCGGCGTTGTACCACAGCATCCCCCCAGAATATTCAGGAAACCACTGCTGGCAAATTCATCGACGATCTCTGCCATCTCTGCTGCAGACTGATCGTATTCACCAAATTCATTGGGCAGCCCAGCATTGGGGTGCGCTGACACATAAGTATCAGCGACTCGCGAGAGCTCTTTGACATACTGTCGTAATTCCTGAGCTCCGAGCGCGCAGTTTAATCCGATTGAAAAAGGCTTCGCATGTGACAGCGAATTCCAGAAGGCTTCTGTCGTCTGGCCTGAGAGAGTTCGTCCCGAGGCGTCGGTAATCGTCCCGGAGATCATGATCGGGAGTTCTAAGTTTTCCCGTTGAAAATATGTTTTCACAGCAAAAACAGCCGCTTTAGCATTAAGCGTATCGAAAATGGTCTCGATCAGAATCAGGTCGGCTCCTCCCTTGACCAGACCATCGATCGATTCCAGATAGTTTTCGACCAGTTCATCGTATGTCACGTTCCGGGCACCCGGGTCATTCACATCAGGTGAGATCGAACAGGTTCGACTGGTAGGCCCGAGAATACCGGCGACCCAGCGGGGCTTGTCCGGATTTTCTGCGGTAATCTCATCGGCAACCTCCCGCGCCAACCGGGCCGATTCCAGATTGAGTTCATGCACCAGAGATTCCATCTGGTAATCACTCTGAGATAATCGCGTTCCATTAAATGTGTTGGTCTCGATGATATCCGCGCCCGCTTCCAGGTACTCGCGGTGAATTCCCCGGATAATTTCCGGCTGCGTCAGGCTTAACAGGTCATTGTTCCCGGCAATGTCCATATGATAATCGGCAAACCGTGATCCCCGGTAATCTGCTTCTTTCAGCTTATGGTTCTGAATCATGGTTCCCATAGCCCCGTCCAGTATCAGAATTCGTTTCTGAACGGCGGAATAGAGAGCTTCAATGCGAGCAGCGCGATCTGACATACCTGGGAAACCTGTACTAACTGTCTAATGGGGGTAATCTGAGGAATGAATTATTGACTTCACCGTGCCGCTGTAACCACACAGCTGGCGTTCAGAACAAACGAACAGACCCGGCGCGCGGTCAGACACAGTGAAGACACCAGTTCTGACCACCAGGATACGGTGACAGCAGGCATTTTAGCAGATCATCTGAAAAGCGAAACCGCTCGTGCACTGCTTTATTCAGTAGTCAGATTCAAATCTGCCCCCGGTTGCGCACCAATCATGCCTGACAGT is from Gimesia maris and encodes:
- the metH gene encoding methionine synthase — its product is MSDRAARIEALYSAVQKRILILDGAMGTMIQNHKLKEADYRGSRFADYHMDIAGNNDLLSLTQPEIIRGIHREYLEAGADIIETNTFNGTRLSQSDYQMESLVHELNLESARLAREVADEITAENPDKPRWVAGILGPTSRTCSISPDVNDPGARNVTYDELVENYLESIDGLVKGGADLILIETIFDTLNAKAAVFAVKTYFQRENLELPIMISGTITDASGRTLSGQTTEAFWNSLSHAKPFSIGLNCALGAQELRQYVKELSRVADTYVSAHPNAGLPNEFGEYDQSAAEMAEIVDEFASSGFLNILGGCCGTTPAHIKAIAEAMEKHYPRPIPEIEPALRLSGLEPFNVTKDSLFVNVGERCNVTGSARFKRLIKEDDYDTALEVALEQVQNGAHVMDVNMDEGMLDAVKAMTLFLNLVATEPEIARVPVMVDSSKWEVIVAGLKCIQGKPIVNSISLKEGEAEFLERARLCQMYGAAVVIMAFDEEGQADTQQRKTEICARSYKLLVEQLDFPPQDIIFDPNIFAVATGIDEHNNYAVDFIEATRWIRQNLPYASVSGGVSNVSFSFRGNNPVREAIHSVFLYYAIQAGMNMGIVNATQLAVYDDLPAKLKDRVEDVILNRTPEGTEALLAIAEEYRGDGKAGSSKMEDLSWRELPVTKRIEHALVKGISTYIIEDAELARQELPRPLDVIEGPLMDGMNVVGDLFGAGKMFLPQVVKSARVMKQAVAYLQPYIEMEKQEESKPNGRILMATVKGDVHDIGKNIVGVVLQCNNFEVIDLGVMVPCETILKTAREKQCDVIGLSGLITPSLDEMVTVAAEMERLGMDLPLMIGGATTSKAHTAVKIEPQYTRNQVVYVPDASRAVGVAAALISDEQHDDYVAKIKAEYVTVRERVANRKPQGTPVPYAEAVTQGLQIDWEKYTPPKPSFTGTQVLDDYPLEKLVDYIDWTPFFISWNLVGKYPRILEDDVVGEAARDLFESGQAMLKKIIDEKLLKARAVIGFWPANRMQGDDIEVYADENRGEVIANLHHIRQQVRKRGQEEKPLMSLADFIAPKESGQQDYIGGFVVTAGIGAEELAKSYEAEHDDYSSIMVKALADRLAEAFAEHLHARVRREFWGYAADESLSNDALIKEEYQGIRPAPGYPSCPDHTEKATLFKMLNAEQEIGVNLTEHFAMYPTAAVSGWYFSAPESRYFHTGKIDRDQLESLAERKKMSLEDMERWLRPVLMD